atgtagccaccacgcttgaaaatatgaagagtggtactcagtgatgtggtgTTGGATATCCCCCCAAAccacactttgtattcaggacatagttaatttctctaactgttttaaagtcaccattgcccTTATGTTGAAAtccttgagcggtttccttcctctaacaactgagttaggaaggacacctgtatatttctggtgactgggtgtgttgataAACCATCCAAAGTGCAATATGCATCATGCTCCAAAGGGATGTTGAATCTCTGCTTttcttttttacccatctaccaatgggtgcccttctttgcgaggcattggaatacctccctggtctttgtgaaaTGCACTGCTTGATTGGGCGTCCTTACAgttcattgtatgtgtggggtacagagatgagagtcatttaaaaaaaaacatgttaaacacttattgcacacagagtccgtGTAAATTCTTACGCACATATTTACGCCTGCCATAACAGGGGGTGAATATATTGACTcgacagcttttcattttttattaatttgtaaaaatgtgtaaaacattatggggtgttgtgtgcaggccagtgacataacatctcaatataatccatttaaaattcaggctgtaacaacaaaatgtggaaaaagtcaagggattgtgaatattttctgaaggcactgtacattgcaTGTTGGCGTTTATTGTCATAAGTCTTGCCCtgtaggcagaactgagcgatttctgcTAGATGGGGCcaactgcaaagtcaaaattgactgtattgtaaaaaaaaaaaaatttgcttTTAGGTCTTaatttaagattagggttagcagtgtggttaggtttgAAATCAGATCTTATAACTGGTTGTGCCAGCTAGTTCCCACCATGCAGTACATGAATCATgtcaataaatgccaacctgcataTGCAGCTCTTACTATGTGCttcaggtgtgaaggaagactgCTGAGAGTAGGGTTGTTCTGGTGATCTTTCCTCGTTGTTGTTGGGAGGGTAGTTGTCCTCGCCATGAAACATAGCAGGGTTGTGACTGGTCTGTCCCCCTCTATACTTCAGGAAAACCTCTATGGAAACGGGGACGGGCTGATGCTTAAACACTAGTTTGAGTTGATATCAAGAGAACCCCAATGCACTAATCAAGAGAATGCAGGACAGTGACTTTCTGCCAATACTCTATAGTGAGTTGTCCCTACCTGCAAACCCATCCAGTGGAGCACAAGAACGTGCCTCATTTTCTGAGAGGGAGATCGGACTATGTTTTATATCAACGTCTGACTTCTGTGGTCCTAGACAGGAACAAAGAAAGGGACAGGAAGCAACACATGACTTATTATCAGTGAACTATATTCCATCACTGAGATGTATACTCTTGATAATTTAAATCAACTTAATATGATAAACAACCCGTGTTGTGGAGCAGTGAACTACGTGTAGTTCGGTGGAGGCAGCTGTGGGGAGAATGACTCATAATAATATCTGGAATGGCGCAAATGGCATTTAATGCATGGAAATCATGTGTTTGGTGTATGTGATACCATTCCACATATTCCGCTCCAGCCAGTACCACGAGCCCATCCAAACAAATTaagttgccaccaacctcctgtgatgtagtTTAACTAGTAGTTgaactacattttgcagtagcttggtggaaGTTGAACTAAAGTCTAAtctaggtagtgttttcagtagttaattacttGCTTTGGTGATCGTTGGCACCAACTATGTtcggatgaaacagtcagaggtcaccaagcgcaacatagcttcagcgtgtaaatcagctagaaagaggTGTCGGCATCgaataattgtctctggccccttcccagttagggggagtgatgagctcttcagcagagtctcacaactcaatcgctggttgaaaactggaTAGATAGATAATTGGCCCTCATTCTGGGTCTCactcacaaacaggaccaagcctggcctgttgaggagtgatggactccatcctagctggaggggtgctctcatcttatctacgaacatagacagggctctatctctcctagctccacaatgaaatagggtgcaggccaggcagcaggctgttagccagcctgccagcttagtggagtctgccactagcacagtcagtgtagtcagctcagctattcccattgagactgtgtctgtgcctcgacctaggttgggcaaaactaaacatggcgctgttcgccttagcaatctcaccaGAAAAAagacctccattcctgccattattgaaagagatcgtgatacctcacatctcaaaatagggctacttaatgttagatccctcacttcaaaaggcagttatagtcaatgaactaatcactgatcataatcttgatgtgattggcctgactgaaacatggcttaaacctgatgaatttactgtgttaaattagGCCTCACcttctggttacactagtgaccataacccctgcgcatcccgcaaaggtggaggtgttgctaacatttacggtagcaaatttcaatttacaaaaaaaaacatgttttcgtcttttgagcttctagtcatgaaatctatgcagcctactcaatcactttttatagagCTGCTGTTTACAGGCcccctgggccatatacagcgttcctcactgagttccctgaattcctatcggacctttaagtcatagcagataatattcaaatctttggtgactttaatatggaaaagtccacagacccactccaaaaggctttcggagccatcatcgactcagtgggttttgtccaacatgtttccggacctactcactgtcacagtcatactctggacctagttttgtcccatggaataaatgttgtggaccttaatgtttttcctcataatcctggactatcggaccaccattttattacgtttgcaatcgcaacaaataatcttctCAGacaccaaccaaggagcatcaaaagtcgtgctataaattctcagacaacccaaagattccttgatgcccttccagactccctctgcctacccaaggtcgtcagaggacaaaaatcagttaaccacctaactgaggaactcaatttaactttgcgcaataccctagatgcagttgcacccctaaaaactaaaaacatttctcataagaaactagctccctggtatacagaaaatacctgagcactgaagcaagcttccagaaaattggaaaggaaatggcgccacaccaaactggaagtcttccaactagcttggaaagacagtaccatgcggtatcgaagagcccttactgctgctcgatcatcctatttttccaacttaattgaggaaaataagaacaatcctaaaaatgtttgatactgttgcaaagctaactaaaaagcagcattccccaagagaggatggctttcacttcagcagtaataaattcatgaatttcgaggaaaagatcatgatcattagaaagcaaattacggactcctctttaaatctgcgtattcctccaaagctcagttgtcctgagtctgcacaattCTGCCAGGACTTAGGATCAAGGGAggcactcaagtgttttagtactatatctctcgacacaatgatgaaaataatcatggcctctaaaccttctgCATACTGGATCCTATTCTGCATACTGGATGCTATTCTGCATACTGgatcctattccaactaaactactgaaagagctgcttcctgtgcttggccctcctatgttgaacataataaacggctctctatccaccaaatgtgtaccaaactcactaaaagtggcagtaatataaagcctcttgaaaaagcccaaccttgacccagaaaataaaaaactaatcggcctatatcgattcttccattcctctcaaaaaattttgaaaaagctgttgcgcagcaactcactgccttcctgaagacaaacaatgtatacgaaatgcttcagtctggttttagaccccatcatagcactgagactgcacttgtgaaggtggtaaattaacttttaatggcgtcagaccgaggctctgcatctgtcctttgaatttgtttggccctgtccgggggtatcattggatggggccacagtgtctcctgacccctcctgtctcagcctccagtatttatactgCAGTAGTTTGTATcatggggctagggtcagtctgttatatctggagtatttctcctgtcttatccggtgtcttgtgtgaatttaaatacgctctctctaattctctctttctctctctcggaggacctgagccctaggaccatgcctcaggactacctggcatgatgactccttgttgtccacctggccgtgctgctgctccagtttcaactgttctgcctgcggctatggaaccctgttctgttcactgtgattactattatttgaccatgctggtcatttatgaacatttgaacatcttggccatgttctgttataatctccacccggcacagccagaagaggaatggccacccctcatagcctggttcctctctaggtttattcctaggttttggccttttagggagattttcctagccactgtgcttctacacctgcattgcttgctgtttggtgttttaggctgggtttctgtacagcactttgatatatcagctgatgtaagaagggctatataaataaatacattttgccatgtagCCGTGCAGCTAACTACCGGAACTGCAAACAACTTCATCAGATGAAGAATTtcatcagacctgcctaattctcacttgaaacattgTTTTTGGGTTAAATAAGCAGAATTAAACATGTTGGTAACCTATGACCCCAAACTGATatgttcttgcaatttgtagtctgtGACATATCCGATTTACATATGCAGTTTTTCAcgaagtagtttggatgtagtgaactactttttcaaagtaacttcaGTAAACTTttttaagggtagctttagtgtagtttaacttcttccagtgtgaagttaTTGGTAGcttagtaaactatattttcagagtaacTTCCCCAACATTGTAAACAACTTAAAGCATGCATTCTAAAGCTACTCACCTTTTATTCGTTCGATACGTTTAACAACAGGCAGCATCATGTAAACCCTGGAGGCATTACTGCCCTTCTTGATGCTCTTGCCCTGTAGCTCTTTCACATCGGGTAGAGTGTTCAGGGCACATCGGAAGTTGGCTTTCCAGGTCTTAGGATCAGGCTTGTCTATCCCAGGTTTGTATCTGCCTTGAAACAAAGGGATACAATTAGTTCATCAAAGCAAACCTGTGAACTGTGTCATTTGACATACAAGCAAGGATGAGGAAGTAGTGTTTTACttgagtttatttggtaaatatttttgaactgcattgttggttaaggggttGTAAGTATGCGGTAAGATGTgttacttgttgtattcggcgcatgtgacaaattaaatttgatttgatttatcccaAAGGTTCCAAGTACTGACTTTGAAAACGCACGCTCAAATTGGTCAATTTGTTGCCCTTGTCTGTACAGGAAAATATAGTAACAATTGATAAAACTATCCATATTCACAACAATTGATTTGCATTTGACCATCCATAGATGTGAACAGTGTTGggtagtagtgaactacatgtagttcaactagtaattgaACTACATTTTGAAGTAGCTGGGTGGTAGTTGAACTGAATTCTAACCTATGTAGTATTTTCAGTAGTTAGTTATATTCtcaccatgtagcggtgtagctaactactggaactacacactactttttTCTGCGAAAAGAAAATATGGGTGAAGTAAGTaagaatttcctttctttttcagcATCAGGACTCCCTAATTCTCACTTAaaacatagtattttgtgttgaaTTGGCTAAATTAAACATTCTGTTAACGTATGACCCTGAAGTAATTTGCTCTTGCAAATTATAATCTATGACATTTCAGTTTACATATGATAATTTTTCACAAAGGAttttggatgtagtgaactactttttctaAGTAACTTCAGTAAACTCTTTTTCTTAAGGctagctttagtgtagcttaacttcttccagtgtgaagttattggtagcttggtaaattATATTTTCAGAATAGCGTCACAAAAATGTGGTTTGGCTTGTGTGGCAACGGTGTTTCCAGGCAAATAGCTTATCAGGGCTTCATAAGAATCTCTGCTTGAATGACAATGCATCAAAACACTGCTGTTTGGAAATGCTCCAGGTGCTATGGCCATTGAACATGGAAGATAAGAAAAACGTTAATTCCACAAGGGTCACGCATAGCCgcaggggtgctgagggtgctgcagaaCCCCCTGAAAATTCATAATAAAAAATAGAAAGATATCTTTTGAAAACAATATGGTttaccaaaagtagtgcactgttcctttactagtcctgtattagtggactgatatagccaTCTGAAGCGTGGGCAAAGAATTATCATATTGCAACAACGCAAACTGCTAAATGTATTGCTGTTGTTCTAACTCGCTTTAGAGATGGAACATGTGGGACTTGGgaatatagttgaagtcagaagtttacatacaccttagccaaatacatttaaactcagtttttcactatttctaaagttttaggtcagttaggatcaccactttattttaagaatgtgaaatgtcagaataatagtagagaattatttctttcagcttttatttctttcatcacattcccagggagtcagacatttacatacactcaattattatttggtaacattgcctttaaattgtttaacttgggtcaagcatttcgggtagccttccccaagctttccacaataagttgggtcaattttggcccattcctcctgacagagctggtgtaactgagtcaggtttgtaggcctccttgctcgcacacactttttcagtactgcccacaaattttctataggattgaggtcagggctttgtgatggccactccaataccttgcctttgttgtccttaagccattttgccacatctttggaagtatgcttgaggtcattgtccatttggaagacccatttgctaccaagctttaacttcctgactgatgtcttgagatgttgcttcaatatatccatataattttctttcctcatgatgccatctattttgtgaagtgcaccagtccctcctgcagcaaagcacccccataacatgatgctgccaccctcatgcttcacgtttaggatggtgttcttcgacttgcaagcatcccccttttcctccaaacataacaatggacattatggccaaaccaCATTTCTTTGGCCcaatgtgcagtttcaaaccgtagtctggcttttttatggtggttttggagcagtggctccttccttgctgagcggcctttcaggttatgtcgatataggacttgttttactgtggatatagatacttttgtacctgtttcctccagcatctccacaaggtcctttgctgttgttctgggattgatttgcacttttcggatccaaagtacgttcatctctaggggacaaagcgcgtctccttcctgagtggtatgacggctgcgtggtcctatggtgtttatacttgcgtactattgtttgtacagatgaacatggtaccttcaggcgtttggaatttgctcccaaggatgaaccagacttgtggaggtcaaaaaaaaaattctgaggtcttggttaatttctttagattttcccatgatgtcaagcaaagaggcactgaggttgaaggtaggccttgaaatacatccacaggtacacctccaattgactcaaatgatttcaattagcctatcagaagcttctaaagccatgacataattttctggaattttccaagctgtttaaaggcacagtcaacttagtgtatgtaaacttctgacccactggaattgtgacacagtgaattataggtgaaataatctgtctgtaaataattgttggaaaaatgtattgtgtcatgcacaaagtagatctcctaactgacttgccaaaactatagtttgttaacaagacatttgtggagtggttgaaaaacaaattttaatgactccaacctaagtgtatgtaaactttcgacttcaactgtacataatacCTTCATGCCTTGATGGAAGATAGCTTTGCATTGTGCAATCAGAGAGCTTTGTACATTGGTGTCTGGACTTGCTTCTTACCTGTGTGCATTGCCCAGTTTCGGAACAAAGTGGCGTCCTTGTCTATATTCCAACCATGTCGAGCCGCATGCTTCCAAGGAATCTGGAAAACCTGAGCTGTCTAAAGTTCAAAGCAGAGTAGTCAAAATGTTTTACCATTCACCTTTTCCCATCTGAACTATGACAAAGGCAGTATATTCTCAAAAGAATGATGTGATACCCCCATTAGAGAGTGGACTTAACTTCTAATGGCTATGATCAAAATGATGTTTCACTTGAGATCTGATATCTGTGACACAGGctgttggtggcaccttaattggggaggaagggctcgtggtaatggctggagcggaataggttGAATGGTATGAAATACCATTTcaatgcaattgtgttcaatGTGTTCAATGCAATTCCATTTGCGCCGTTCCAgcaattattatgagccgttcttccctcagcagcctccactgatctgtGGGTATGGATTTAAACATTTTCTGGTGGGAGCAGTCTTACACAATATCTAACATAATTAAGGTTTGTGGCCTAAAAGCTTTTATTTATCAAACTTTAGACCTAAATCCATACAgagagtacaatacagtatgcATACTGACTACAAAATAAATAAGAACAAAAGAACAAAAGTATTGACAATCTGGATTATGAAAATATTATTGTAAAATGATTGAAAACATATCTCACCTCATCAAGCCAGATGACACCTGGGTATTTCCCTGACTGTATCTGCTTCTCAAGCCAGGGTCGCAGTCTTAGACGACCTTGTTGCATCTTCTAATGACCCTAGGGTTGCAGTCTGCCTTAGCTCACACCTGACAAAAGTGCACTGCACAAAATGGATGTGTACCTTGTTCAACTACATCAACGTCTTGTCCGGGGGAGATTCAGAATTCAGAACTGTGCTTgattagtgagtgtgtgtgattagAAAATGAGGTGTGAAATGACCCTACATTGTCAGGCGAATGTCAGAAAGATTATAACAAATAGTAATAAATACAGCAGGACATATTATTTTCTTAAACGATCCCACTC
The sequence above is a segment of the Oncorhynchus kisutch isolate 150728-3 linkage group LG25, Okis_V2, whole genome shotgun sequence genome. Coding sequences within it:
- the LOC109888673 gene encoding interferon regulatory factor 2 gives rise to the protein MQQGRLRLRPWLEKQIQSGKYPGVIWLDETAQVFQIPWKHAARHGWNIDKDATLFRNWAMHTGRYKPGIDKPDPKTWKANFRCALNTLPDVKELQGKSIKKGSNASRVYMMLPVVKRIERIKGPQKSDVDIKHSPISLSENEARSCAPLDGFAEVFLKYRGGQTSHNPAMFHGEDNYPPNNNEERSPEQPYSQQSSFTPEAHKNSDANEQADAVFKIVDHLKRLEHWSQSNDNRSWRAADASWVDSYCEDMDYFGYPMETDCYTYSAQQIPFL